From Ananas comosus cultivar F153 linkage group 2, ASM154086v1, whole genome shotgun sequence:
acattgttggaatgctaaatgcaactcatCCATCCATCAttttcgcatactttagtcaatttggctaatgTTCGATTATTTCTTCCGGGTTTCAatacgttacattctccaccccttaagattagtttcgtccgcaaaactaaCTTAATTGCAATCTAAAACTCATACCTCATCTTAGTTCTttgaagagatgaggatgacgtTCTTTCATCGCATCCTCAAACTCCCAAGTTTCTTCCCGATCGTCGTGTTCACTCCAATGAACCTTAACATATGGAATTTCACGATTCCGTAGTTTTCGCACCTTCCGATCAACAATGTACTCCGAGAACTCctcgtaagtcatatcctcttgaagttctatcggtatatacgagagaatatgctccggatcatggacatacttgcggagattggatacaTAAAACACATCGTGCacccccgcaagcctcggtggtaatgctactTTGTAAGCCACCGCACCAACCCTTTCTAAGATCTCAAAGGGTCCGAcaaatcggggacttagctttcgcCGGACACCGAACTGCTTAACACCGCGCATCAACGATACCTTTAGAAATatgcggtctccaaccgcgaactcgaTATCTTTCCTTCGCTTGTTGGCATAGCTTTTGTGCCtcgattgcgccgtcgctaatctttgtcgggcaaggcgaactttctcctccgcctcccgaacCACATCGGGGCCAAGGGCAACTCTCttgcccacatcgctccaatgaatatgAGAGCTATATTTTCTTCCATAAAaggcctcaaatggcgccattgcaatactttcttgatagctattgttgtatgtgAATTTCGCCATCGATAAATGatcatgccatccgcccttatagtcgagtacacacgctcgaagcatgtcctcaagtatttgaatggtcctctccgattggccgtcactttgaggatggaatgccgtactaaagtcgagccgtgtgcctaacgcgtcttgcaagctcttccaaaaatatgatgtgaacctcgggtcccaaTCTGATACAATAGATATcggaaccccgtgaagtctcacaatctcgtcgagataaacctgagctagcttgtctcccgaccaagtagtgtggatcagtaaaaagtgtgccgatttcgtcgaccggtccacaactacccaaatcgcatcatgtcCACCTTGGGATCTAGGCAACCCCGTCACAAAGTCCATAGCGATATTTTTccacttccaaacgggtataggcaAACTTTGTAACTTTCTCGCCGAGAATCGCCGTTCcgccttaacttgttggcacgtgaggcaTTGTACCACAAACTCCCATATGTCCTTTTTCATGCCCGGCTACCAATAATGTAgcttcaaatcttgatacattttagtgccgctcgggtgtatactatagggagcTTGATGcacttcttgcataatcgccctcctAAGATCGtcatccttgggcacgcaccaacgattccGATATCGTAGCGCgccatcggtcccaatgccaaaatcatcggcactaccgctctcaactttatCCCGCACTTTTTGGAGAAATGAATCGAAAACTTGGagttctttaatcctctccaacaaggtcggttgtacAATCAacgtggcaagtgttgccggcactcccggcgccacaacttcaagtccaaaccgttgcatctccttttgcaaagccAGTTGGGATGTAATTGCTgtcgccaaattttccgccgactttctacttaaagcatcggccacgacatttgcttttccggagtggtagagaatcgtgacgtcataatcttttagcaactccaaccaccgccgctgtcgcaaatttaattccttttgggtgaacaagtatttgagactcttatgatcggtgtagatctcacaatgctcaccatacaaataatgcctccacaattttagtgcgaagataaccgccgctagcttgagatcgtgagtcgggtagtttttttcataactctttaattgaaGCGAACCATATGCTATAACtcggccattttgcatcaaaacacacccgagactgatataagaggcatcactgtacactacataGCTCTCCCTcggcgtcggcaaagcaagtaccggggtcgacgtcaatctTTCCTTTAACTCCTTGAAGCTCCGCTCACATTCGGCGCTCCAAATGTACTTCATCCCTTTGTGGGTAAGGCGCGTTAATGGAGTAGTTATcttggcaaacccctccacgaaccgccgatagtagcccgcaagtcccaAAAAGCTACGAATCTCCgatacacttgtcgggcgaggccaatctttaatagCCTCCACTTTCTTTGGGTCTACCAAGATGCCATCACCGAATataacgtgacccaagaaagtaacctccgaaagccaaaactcacatttctttaattttgcatatagcttctcttttcggagcGTCTCCAACAcgattctcaaatgctcctcgtgttcttcctcggtctGAGAATATActaatacgtcgtcaatgaataccacgatgcaccggtccaatagcaaacggaagactcgattcattaagtccatagaagccgccggggcattagtaagcccgaatggcatgactgtgaactcatagtggtcataccgcgtacggtatgccgttttgtgcacatccttgggccgtatcttcaattgatgataccccgattgaagatcaattttagaatatactcttgacccttgcaactgatcgaacaaatcGTCAATTCtaggcaacgggtacttgttcttgatcgtcactttgttcaactcgtgATAATCAATGCAAAGTCGAAgcgtgccatcctttttctttacaaatagcacaggagctccccacggagacACTCTCGGCCGCataaagcctttatcgagcaagtcttgcaattgaGCCTTTAATTCCTTAAGTTCTACCGTTGctattctatacggagccttcgaaattggcgccgccctgGGAattaagtcaatgacgaactcgacttcccTGTCcagtggcaatcccggtaactccgccggaaacacatccggatacTCGCATACTACCCGAATACCTTCAAGTTCCAGGTACTCCTTTTGGGcgtctacgatggtcgccaaataggccttacaaccACCCTTAATTATTTTCCTCGCTCTCGCTGCCGatacggtcgccgcgaagcgcctacttttacaCGCCCGGTATATCAATTCTTTTTGATTAGGTTCACCgaacgtgatcaccttactttcacaatctatgaccgcgtaatacttggagagccaattgatccccaagatcaCATCGAAGCCCCATATTTGATTTAACACCaaaaggtcgatcggcataacccAATCACCTATCTGTACCGGACACGCTAAGCACTCGTCATGTACATGAAACGAATGCTCTGGAGTATTCACCAACCAATAATCTTCATTATGTGTGATCTCAATGTCATGAGTCTTAGCGAATGATGCATCAATGAATGACTGAGATGCACTCGTGTTGAAtatagctctagctctagtgcctctgataagaataatacctgccatgacgtcgTCGGGGACTGGAATCAGCTGCTCCTctacctgagtggcaaaaacccgcccactaggtgctcgagaagccTCCGGCTGATGAGGCACTGATAAATGTCCAGCAGATATAGCGGGTGGTAGTCCCGCCAGCTGTCGTGGAGTATACTAGACGGAAGCTGATGACGGAGCTggggatgcgccgcccgggcactctcggctCATGTGCCCCAGTTGGCCGCATTGGAAGCATCGCCCTCCCACTGTGGACAAGTAGCGACTCTATGATCTCCGCCGCATATCACGCACGGGTAGGTAGTCTGGCTCTGTGTCTtactcctacctccccgccactgtGATCGCTGATAtcgagggggtcgcttagaacttgACTGCCCCGCGGATACACTAGATGCCCACTTCTTGGACTTATCCCTTTCCTTGTCCTTCTCGAgagcctcgcgctcctctcgcgcAATAGCATTACCGTCTCTACCCAAAGCACGCGGTCAAGTACCTCCTCGTAGGTCTTTAACCGAAAGGCATGAATAACCTTGAAAATCccgggtcgcaacccgcgctcgaatGCCTCCGCCCTGTCCCTATCACCATGAACCAAGCTCAGCACGCAATTGACAAGGTGCGTGAACTCTctttcgtactcccgcactgTGCGACTTCCTTGCCTCAACtttcgaaaatcctccttgattttccgCTTGTCACTCTCGAAAAAATACTCCATCAATAGCATCTCCCGAAATGCCTCCCAAGTAACAGAAGCGGAATCCAACAAGTGATTCTTTTTCGCTTGAGtccaccacaaccgagccgaCCAGTCGAAACAGTGAGCCGCAAGgtgaaccttatccttctcgaCGGTGTAAATGTCCTCAAACAACGCTTCCATCGTGGCCAACCACGACTCCACCAACCAAGGATCCTTCATATCgccgttgaaggtcggagggttgaatcACTTGAATGCCATCAGCGCCGCCAACAatcgctcctgctcggcctcaagtacatcgaGAATAAgggccgatgaacccgatgccattggaggaatagccgtcactgGTGCTAccgccaccgcaggaggtggtgctataGGAGCAATaggtgcgggcggatccctcggcacaaatgccgccgccgccgcctgtcgcgCCATCAACTCGTGGAGCTGTCCAATTTGCTCCCCCTGtagccgcatagccccggccaatgCCGCTACTTGGGCTCGCAGCTCGCGCACTTCATCCGTTCCCGTCTGCTCGGGCACTTCATCAGGCAATGCCGAAGCGGCTCTACACGTGTAGCGTCTCGGGGACATTGTTCCTGAAACGTATCACATGCATTAGTACTCGATacacgtgactcttacacgttccaaataATTACCCcattaagcgaaagcaatcaagtgtaTTTATTTCCAACCCTTGGCATCATGTGGTCGGCCAGCCCACACAAACCCCTTaagtagaaaacaaataaacacttgaatccatctctaattccttttagagaagtacCATCATTAACCCAATCAACTAGCTTTCGCAAGTACCAAGTTcacgttaaacgtttcctaagtccctaaggtctccaatcctagggttcctaagtccatcctagacttttgctttcttccatagctctgataccattatatctgtcacgccccaatccctgCCAAATTGGTCGAgctcgggtcacgtcaacagacgccgaacggacagcatctccactgtccgcccaaggctctaacaacaagtataattaagcaatcaaacaaagagatatgcaattatacaaggcttgcacgaggcaagcaacaacggaagcgaaagttctaagctaaatatacaaccatatatgatatttgattatattttaaccaaatacaaataaactacaactattacattctttttccattcaaccataATTCCTTACATTTTGTCATtcaccaaaatacatgatatgttttcaactttacaattctaattcaacaaaataaaacttgATACATGTAGGCAAAGGAATGACTAAAAATGTATAAGTCCCGGtagccactagctatggcgcaatacccttgccacggtcctccgccgccccgctcatGCTCGGACCTATAGGGTtcgtggtgtgagaactacaacgaagtttccagtgggttcggcaactgacctcgccgacttacccactaggtctattcaggcataagtatttcaaaggaaaggaaagtagtaaccatactaatgctaatactatgcctgcaagaaaactgtcaatagatatataattaaagcaatattaaatatgcatgcatgcttttccatgattttactttggcttttacccaatcttactggttaaccttgttaaccccaataactcacaacccaaaatcccttaataatgGGGGACTCGAACAACCctagggaccgtcctctggggggactttaccacgcccagtggtgaccaactctgGAGCGCACCGCtagagggggagctacctccctcaagccaagacttatcgtgagtatcgatccaatcctagACTTGAGGATACACAGCCgctagtcacaatgccattgtcataacaggtttctacctatttgttcatgctaCTTTCCAAGTCATACTTGTCACAATGTTgctatggttaaactatgtttaacaaccaatttctcaatgccaatcatgtctctattgtcaatgtcacctttgtttactattgtccaagtccaagtctcacattcatacaactttagggtctctaccatacatgtccattatggctctatcattctctatgttcaactacattagaagcatataaatcatgtcaaaccaagtttcacatgaaaattaccctatcatgcatgaataattctatatacaagtatgctcaacaaaggtgaaaatagacataaaggggaatccgatgattctggcgtgcaccccccaccttgaatATCATAGAAGGGTTGTAATTCGACTTTCGTGATTTTAGGACGCCTCTCCCGCGACCTAAATccaaaataaagccaaattaggccctatatactAGATCTCTTACTtaaccttttcgtaacgttaaatagagttgtcccacgcgtcggaaatacccccaattaggtttccaagaggtcaatttacctcggaAATAACCGGAggcaaaagtcccaaatttTAAGCCCTAACAATACGATAATGGAATTTCTCCTAAATTGATCTCATCTCTAAGCAaaagctagcttagaatcaattaggaagcattctaatactATTACTAAGCCCCTTGAACCATTCCTGGGGCATCTACTTTGGATTCTaacaatccaccatgagagcaccttgagaaaACCATGCTTTCATAGTGTTCTAAGCTCTAGAGGGTTTCTAAGCTTATTAGATgatcaaaactccaaaacttaaggtttaaaaccaaaccctagagttctacttgcaagagaactcacctttgcccaagctacaccaagctccttcttgttggtgAGCTTCTAGCACCTTCAACTCCACCAAAACCACCTTCTCCTTGTTtcttctccacctcctccttgccctagagcaagagttctagagagagaaagagagaaatgagagaaagagagaatggaGGTCCCTACTGTGAAGAGAGGGAAGATGGGCTCCTATATAGTgtgcaacaattgcaactaggcctCCCAAAAAGTCTTATTTGCAATAGACTTCAAAactgctgccagaccaaagtgtaccggtacactttgggctgtTACCGAttacacgattacgcagaggcaaacccgagagcgtTTCCCTTggattttaccaaagtgtaccgatacacactAGGGGTGTATCGGTACATTTTCTACGAAAATCTCAAACCCGGGAGCTTACTCTGCTTGGGTTGCTGGCCTGTTatcggtgacaactcgatggttgtaccggtgcACTTTGCCCAGAATGCAGTTTTAGCTCCGATTCGACTCTACGTCGCGCCGGTCAATGCTAAAACCCTCCTAACTGTTTCTAAACTTactttagcccttccaacattattggaatgctaaataCAACTCGTCCATCCATCTttttcgcatactttagtcaatttagCTAAAGTTCGATTATTTCTTTCGGGTTTCAATACGTTACATTGGGAGTGCACACACAGGTTGACAAAGGGAGGTAATCGATGAGGGACAATCGGCAGGGTCGACTGTCGACAGTAGGAAGCAACGGCGGGGACTGTCAAGGAACTATGGTCGAGATTAAAGGGGCTCAAGCTAATGTATTAGAGTCCAGTGTTAGGGGAGGTCAAGAAAGGTCAAGGTGGTGCCGGTGAGTGTCCTGGGGTCCACTTGAGCCAGTGACGATAGCAGGGCTCGACGACAGCGGTCGCACAACAACTGCGGCCCAAAACCTCCAAATGTTGGATTTTATAATGACAACCATAGTTTCGGGGCTACAGCGGCACTAAACTAGATGGGGTGGCATCACGAGGGCGCGAGGGGGCGGCATTAAGGTCCAATGGTGGCGTAGCTATGGGAGAGGGGTTTCATGTCAAGTTGGTCGAGAGggggagggaaagagagagagagagagaaatggaaagTTGACATGGGTGGCTTTTGGCCATCTTCTAGCGGCCGGGGGATGGTCACCGACAATTGAGAGTAGTGTAGTGCTGGTGGGGGAAACCTCTTAGCAGCTATGGGGCTTGAGAATAGAGGGATCATGTTAAGGTTAGTAAACTCTAACATACGCATATATAGGGTTTGGAAAGTTGCAACTTAACCCCTCTATTGTCATTATTTTATTCTCAATCCGTGTAAAATGAGTGAAGGCACCTTCGCCACTAATTTCACGCAAAtctatacataaaatattgggagtTTTCCGTAAAAACTCAATTTGCGTTTCAACCTCCACCcaagtttcatactttttcatgcAATCGACATGCCGAATTTCCAAACGAACTACACCGGGACTTGTACACCATCGGACCAACACGCTTCAAAATATCGAACGGTCCAACAAACTAAGGCTAAGCTTGTTCCACAAATAGAACAGCTTGATCTCCCTAGATGGCGACACCTTGAGAAGCACATGCTCATCAACCTAGAACTCTAGGTCACGCCATCACTGATCTGCGTAGCTCCTTTGACTGCTCTGTGCGGTCAATAGTTGTTGCCTTACAATGCAAATCTTGGATTCCGCATCCTCTATCGAGTCTAGCCCGATCACCCGGCGCTCACCGACATCGGCCTAACAGATCGGGGACAAACATTATCGCCTATATATTGCCTTATGCAGTGCCTTCAATGCTTGCCTGGTAATTGTTGTTGTGAGCGAACTCTACCAAGGGTAGATACTCGAACCACCCTTCACCGTAATCAAGGACACAAGCATGCAGCGTGTCCTCGAGACTCTGAATAACACACTCAAACTGGCCATCACACTGCAGATGGTAAGCAATGCtgaagttcaattttttttacagattttagTGCTAGAATATTTCATAACGAGTCGTGACAAGTCGTTGTGGGTTGAGTTGGAATCTTGAAggtttgaaaaaatatatatatatgaagtttgAAGACTCGAACACTCAAAATATGTTTTCACGATACTCAGTATGTTTTTACAATGTTAGTGGCgatttatgaatatatatagtcatTGAAAGTTATTAGAAttgagaaaaattataaatattaaaagttaacATTTTTCAAAGTCCAGATCCTATCAAGGTTGGGACCCTAAAAGAAGGTCAGGACCTTGAACTTTTCAGGATCCGGACCTTGCAAgaagggtccggaccttgattTTTAGGAAATATCAACGTTCGAACCCTATTAAAGAGTTCGGACTCTGAACCCGTCGcgagttttttaaaataaattctttAGTAATTCTAATTGTTTCCAAGCCTACAAATAAGATGTGGGGGTGtctctaaatataaaaaataatagataatcTTTTAGAAAACCTACAAGCCTCTAGATACTCATTTTTCTCATCTTTTATAACAAACTTCTCTCAAATTGATCTTTGGCGCCTTAATTCTTATTGTTCTTCTAAAATCAATTTGAGAATTGCTTAAAGTTTATTCCCACAAATCTTTAATGTTCTTCTACGCAATAAATCAGCAACCTTGTTCATCTTCCTCCGGATAGAGTGCGCTAATGGATTTGAGTAGacgtcgtggattcgaacgtggggAGTGAACTATCCATTGGTGTGTGCGAgatccaaagaaaataaaagagatgtttgagtccgtggagtctgTAATCATCTCATAATCTTTTGTTTCTTAGTGGATTGCTATCGCATATTGGTCCTATAGatttttttactcctagttggaGCTTTTCATGTAAATCTCGatgtgctatttttatttttcgtatttatttttatttcatcaaattttgtatttttagcCTATATGCCTATTCACCCCCTTTTAGGTATTTTATAGATCCCAGATAAATATTGACTTCGTTGTATTGTGAACGTCGAAGGTTACACTGGTACGGCTACGTACTGCACTGTTTAAAGCTCTGTTGCACCTTTTTCCTTCACGTTGCACCATTATTCTTCTTGTCGGCCATGTATTCTGCCCAATTTACcgtcaaaatatttaatttcgaAAATCCGAACAGCAAACCCCGGAGCTGGTGAATAGCGGGGCCAATTTGGTTCGCATTCTGATGATAGAAGGCTGCAAAACCACATGCGGGGCGCATTTAATGTCTGCCTAGGTGCTATACAGTAAGGTATATGTATCTGAGCGAATACGAATAAGGCGGAGGGAGATGAGGGGCATTTTCATCGGATGGCGAAAAAtctggaccgaatctgcaaaatcaaaaaagacaagccaaattttataaaagctcaaaattgtgaattttttatacaaattggccgaTTAAAAttgtgaatattttattttatgcaaGGAggcatgaaaaagaaaaaaggaaaaagaaaaagaaaagactcAAAAACCCATGAGACCCAAAGCAAGGAGCGACCGAGCCCGGATCCCGAACCCCGAAGGCTGGCCGGATCCGATCCATGCGGCTTGTTGTTAAAGCCGTTTTCGTCTACTCCGCATGCTCGTCGACGAAGCGATCCTTcccactcctcctcctcctcctccccgctctccgccgccgccgccgccgccgccgccgccgatgtcATCCCCctccgctcctcctccgccgtgcTCCCACCTCGCCGCCTACCGCTCCAGCGCCACCCGCGGCTCCGCCGCCCTTCGCCACCTTCCGCCGCTGCCTCCGCGTCCGCCCCTCGGCCGCCCCGAGATCCGCCGGGACCCTCCGAGACCCCCCGCTGCGGCCCCtgcctcctctcctcctcttcctcctcgccCCCGCCCCGCCCCGCCCCCCTCGCCCGCCTACGCCTGCATTCCTGCGCCGCTCGTCCTCTGCCCCGCCCACGCCCCTCCaccccctctcctcccctccgGCCACGACATCGCCGTCGATGTCGACCGCGCCGAGCTCTTCTTCTGCCCTCTCCTGCCGCCGACCAGGTCTACGATCTCCGACTTCGACGCCGCCGTCGTCCTTCGCCcagtcctcctcctccctccccctccctctccctccccgaAAGGCCCGTCCGGAAACGCCGCCGCGTCGCCTTCCGCCCCTGGTCCCCCGATCCCGCCGAGCGCGCCGTCGTCCGCACCGGATCCGTCCCCCTCCGACTCCCCGGCtgcgacgccgacgccgacgccgccgatccctcctcctcctcctcctattcCTCGGCCTTCGCCCCCTCGTCCCCCCCGCCCTGGGGACTGCGCGGACTGAACAACCTCGGCAACACCTGCTTCATGAACTCCATCCTCCAGGTCCTCCTCCACGCCCCGCCGATCCGCAACTACTTCCTCAGCGACCGCCACAACCGCTTCCTCTGCCAGCAGCGGTCGCGCAAGAAGAAGGCGCCCGGCGCCGATCCGCCGGCCTGCTTAGCCTGCAATCTCGACGAGATGTACTCCGCCGTCTTCTCCGGCGATCGCTCTCCGTATAGCCCCGCCAAGTTCCTCCATAGGTCCGAATCTGATCGCCATAATTTCCCCCatgccccctttttt
This genomic window contains:
- the LOC109723594 gene encoding vegetative cell wall protein gp1-like translates to MSSPSAPPPPCSHLAAYRSSATRGSAALRHLPPLPPRPPLGRPEIRRDPPRPPAAAPASSPPLPPRPRPAPPPSPAYACIPAPLVLCPAHAPPPPLLPSGHDIAVDVDRAELFFCPLLPPTRSTISDFDAAVVLRPVLLLPPPPSPSPKGPSGNAAASPSAPGPPIPPSAPSSAPDPSPSDSPAATPTPTPPIPPPPPPIPRPSPPRPPRPGDCAD